From Halorientalis litorea:
GTTCTGTGCCGAGTTACTGAATGCCGTTCCGACTGGCTCGACTTCGGGTTCGTACGTTCGGCTCTCCGACAGTGCTTCCCGAGCCACGTGACACAGTTCGACTCGTTCGGGTTTCTTACGGGCCAGTTCTCTGGGAGACGGAGAAAACAGTGGCGATACCGGAACGGTCACACTGTTTTCGCGAACACTCGGTACCGACGAAGTCGTACTGAAGTGGCGTTTGCAGCCCACACACTGGTCCGACGTACGAGTGACCGAGAGAATGATGTACAACGTTTAATGTTCGATACGGCAACACGGTAACAAGGAATTCTGGATGTCCGGTTATTTGCCGATCGGACTGTTATCGGTCCTCGCGACAGGAGTGACAGCGGTGCTGGTCGCTCGGCGGTTCGCGGCCCCGACCGCCAAGCTGCTCGCAGGTGTCTGCGTCTGTCTCGTCACCGTGGCCGTCTCTCAGGTAGTGGTGCTCACACCGTCACCGCTCAGGGAAGCACTCACGGCGACGACTGGCGTCGGCTTGCCCGGCGATTACTGGGTCGCAATCGCGCTAGGCCTCACGTTCCCTGCCGGTGGACTGTGGCTACTCTTCTCGATACAGTACACCGGTCGTGGCAGCAGACTCCGTCGTCAAGTCGGTGCCCTGACTGTAGCCGTGATCGGTTCGTTTTACGCGGGTGCAGTGTACGTCGTGTTCCAGACGGACGGTGGGCAGTCCGTCGCGACCCTCGTTGCTGGTGTCTTCGCGTCCGGGCTGTTCTTCGTTTCACCACTCGCGAGCCTCGGAACCGTCCTAGTCATCGAGGCCGCGCTTCGCCGGAACGCCGTTCCGTTGCAGGAGGGCGTGACGCTCGCCGCCGGCGGGGTACTGTTCGTGTACGCACCCATCGTCGCGTTCAACCTCGACATGCCGGTCGCTGTCCCGACGTTCCTCATCGGTGCGTCGTTCGCTTTCGGGATTGCAGTCGAGAGGTACCCGGTGTTCGAGACACTGCCGCGTGCACGGATTGCCGCCCGAGACCGACTCTTCAACGAGACGGACGACGCCATCGTCCTCGTCGACGATCAAACCCGTGTGGTCGAACTGAACCCGGCGGCAGAGTCGCTGTTCGGTATCGACTCCGCCGACACCCTACAGCGGAGTTTACACGAGGTCTTCCCTGCCGCACCACCTCCTGCTGAACTCGCTGCGGCTGATACCCCCTCTGTGTTCCGACTCGGAGGACGCCGTATCGAAGTGACTACCAGCCGGGTGGTCGGCGAGTATGGAGCATCCGTCGGGCACCTGTTCGTTTGCAGAGACGTGACTGACCGGCAGCGACGCGACCGTCGCCTCCGAGTACTCACGCGGTTCCTCGCTGAAACTGTGGGGCAGCGAGCAGTGGGAGTCGTAGACCAAGTGGACCGACTGACCGACAGCGAGAGAGGTGCATCCGGGGTGCGAGACGACGCCCCCTCGACAGCGGTCGCCGAAGATATCCGCCAGACAACGGCGTTACTGGACCGCTTGGCCGCTACGACACGTCGCCTCGACCGCGCACTGTCGACCCGGGGGAGTGGGCCGAGCGATGTGGAAACTCTGGCACGAGATTTCGCTGCAGAGCGGGCGCAGGTAACACTGACCGTCGAAGGTGCCGGTTCGGAAACCACCGCGGCGGTCGATTCCGAGGTTTTACTGGCCGTTCTCGACCTCCTGCTCGAAGACCTGCTCACCCGAGGTGTGAGCAGCCTCCAGCTCACAGTTCGGCCGTCCCGTGACCCCGGCCCAGTGATAGAACTCCGTGAGGAGCCGTCTCCGTCCGGTGACGGACGTGAAACGGGGCAGGACGCTGTCGGACCGTCCGACGACCGAGGTGGAACGATGTCACAGTCGGCGTCGCGTACAGAGCCGGCAATCGTGTTGAGTCGGCTCGCCCTCGAACACGCGGGGGGGACCGTCGAACAGCGAGACGAAAGGTCGCTCAGGATACAGCTCCGGACGGACAGTCCGGGAGCCACGAGTAGTCTCGTCTCAGATGACGGTCGAGGAGACGGGACTTCCGGAACTCAAGCACGGACTCGGCCCGAGAAAAAAGAGGAGGAGCCACAATGAACGTGATTCGGTTGCTCGTAGGGACCGCTGTCTGTGTCACGTTGATTGTCGCAGCAGGTATCGCAGTGGACCGTCGCGACAGCCCGAGTACGTACTCGTTCGCGGTCCTGTGTCTCCTGCTCGGTGCATTCGCGCTCCTGTCTGCCGTTCCCTTCGGTGACATCACCGGGTTGGCAGGTCTCCGAATCGTCGTCCTCGAGTTCTTGACCGTGGCGTGGCTGCTCTTTGCGAGCACGTACACCGGGCGTGGACCAGCTATCTCCCGTCCGCTTCTCGCTGGAGCGCTTGGGTTCGCGGTTGCAGTCGTCCTCGGCATCGGAGTGGGGACGATCGCGCCACTGGAGTTCCGTCCGTTCATCTTCGTGGCGAACTTCGTTCTCCAGTCACTCGCGGTCGCGTTCGGACTGTATGGCCTATTCATCGCCAGTCGGTCGGTGTTCGTCTACGACGACCTGACGTCGGGCGGAGTGGTACTCGTCGGCTCACTCGCGGTCGCGTTCGTCTCACTCAGCATCCTGCTCACTCTGAGGAGAGCCGTAGGGCAGCGGGCCACACTGGACGTCTCGCTGGCAGTGCTGTCGGTAGTTGCACTGTCTGTCCTCGTCGCTACCTACCGGTCTCAGGTGTTCACTGGTGGTTCCAGTACCGGGTACCGCGCGCGCGAGCAAGTACTTGAGGAGATGGACGACGCCGTCGCCATCGTAGACAGGGCGGGCCGGATAGTCGACTGCAACGGCTCGTTCGAAGCGATGTTCGAGGTCGGCCGACGACAGGCGGTTGGGAAATCAATCGATGCTGACGTCGATTCGCTCTCCGCGGGTGAAACGGCCTCGCTCGTGACGAGCAACGGGCACCGGGAGTGTGCTGTCGAGCGAACGGTGTTGACCGCCCCCAACGGCACGTCGATTGGCACGGCGTACCGGATCAGGGATGTGACTGACCGTCGGACCCACGAGCAACGACTGGAGGTGCTCGACAGGGTACTCCGGCACAACCTCCGCAACGACCTCGACGCGATTCGCGGGTTCGCGGAGGCACTGGAAACGGAGGCGAGTACCGTCGACCCCGTCGAGCTTGGGGCCCGAATCAGAGAGACGGCGTCGGACCTGTCCGACACCTGTTCGACTGTCGAGCAGAGTGAACAGCTACTCGGCCGCGAACAACTCGACCCAGTCGCTCTCGATACCCGTTCGCTGGTTCGTGACGTACTCGGCCAGCTCACCGAGGAGTTTCCAGGTTCCGGGGTGCTGCAGGCTGAAGACGCACCGACCGTTCGGACAGACCCCAGCATCGTCGAGGCTGTCGTCCGTGAAGTCGTCGAGAACGGTCTGGAACACGGCCCTGGGGCAGAGGCCCGCGTGGTGGTCGAACTGGAGCGGTCCCCGGAGGGAGCCGAAATCACAATCCGGGACAACGGCCCGGGTATTCCCGACCGAGAGGCCGCCGTGCTGCTCGACGGCGAGGAGACGCCGCTCCAGCACGGGAGCGGCGTCGGTCTCTGGCTCGTCGACTGGGGGTTGTCGCGTCTCGGCGGGACCCTCGAAGTTCAGACGGACGGCTGTGTCGGCAGTGTCGTTACGCTCACCGTGCCCGACGCTTCACTGTAATTGGAGCTGGTGGTGACAGGGACCCTGTCGAACGTCGACGATGGGTCCGCCGTGGAGGCTGTTCGTGTCCCGTCGACAACCGCAGCACACGACGCCCGTCCCGCGCGAGTGCGGCGGTCGGGTGGCCGTCCGCTCGGCCGGCCAGCGCGGTTGCGTACCGGCGGCACCGAGCTCCGGCACGGCCACACAGCTACCCGTGTTTTTGACCCTGAAACAGGCCACCCCGAACTAACACCGGTTGGGTACAATAATCGAATATGAGCCCGATTGAGGTAGCCCTGACCACGGTGTTTTTGATTGCATTCGGCTTCCACATCCTCCTGTGGTTCCTGAAAGACAGCACCGGATTGAACAGTGAGTGGTGGGCATGAGTACCACTGTAGTGCGTTCGGTGTGACTGGCCGAGTTGGCAAATTCCTCCCAGCGAGTACGGACACGGACAGCCGTGCGTGCGGGGACACGCCGGCCGGACACACCCACTCGGGACCGACCGAGTCGGTCTGGCCGGTATAAACTGCTTTTCACGATATGAAATCTGTGACGCGGACGCGACCACAAACGACACGAACGGCGACGCCGTAGGTGGAGCCATGTCGGAATCGGACGATACAGCGGCGACGGCGGACGAGCGAACGACTATCCGGGCCGGCCGGGATTTCGAGCGGGAGTATCGGCTCGATGCGAGCGAGGCCGGCCGGTTTCTCGTCGAGTTGGGCGAACAACTTCAGAACGACGAGGAGTTGACCGTCGCGACCGACGAGTGGACACTGCCGTTCGCGTTCGGCGAACCAGTCGGGCTAGAGATAGATTTCGACGGTGTCGGCGACCCGGAACTGGAAATCGAACTCGAACTGCCGGGCCGGACCGACGAGCAGGCACCGAATATCGAGTAGGCGTCAGTCCTCAAGAGCCTGCCACGACAGTCGGGGAGTGCGGGCCGCGGCGACTTGGTCGATACGGCGGGCACTGGTCCGTCGAGGCGCGTCCTCGACAGTCTCGGCGTCCTCGCCCGCCACGGCGTTGAACGCGGCCGCCAGCTGGTCGAGTGACCGCTTGGTCTCGACTTCCGTCGGTTCGGTCATCAGTGCCTCGGGCACGGCTTCGGGCCACTTCGTCGTCGGTGGGTGGACGCCGTAGTCGAGCATCCGCTTTGCGGCGTCGGCGGCGTCCTGTTCGCCCGCGCTGGCGACGAACTCGTGGTGGAAGGGACCGAACGGTATCTCGTAGTCCACCTGCTCGGCGAGGTAGTTCGCGTTCAGGACGGCCTTCGCGCTGGCGTCGGCAAGCCCCGTGTCCCCGAGGCGAGCGATGTAGGCGTACGCCTTCACCAACACCAGCCAGTTGCCGTGGAACCCGTGGACCTTCCCGATAGACTGGTCGGGGTCGTACAACTCGAAGGCCAGCCCGTCACCCGCACCGTCGGCCGGTCGGACGTGTGGACTCGGGAGGAACGGCGCGAGTTCCTCGGTGACGCCGACCGGTCCCGCGCCGGGGCCGCCGCCGCCGTGGGGCGTGGCGAACGTCTTGTGGACGTTGTAGTGCATCACGTCGAAGCCCATATCGCCGGGCCGGGCACGGCCCAGCAGGGCGTTGAGATTGGCCCCGTCGTAGTAGAGGAGGCCGCCCGCGTCGTGGACGATGTCGGCTATCTCGCGGATGTCGCGCTCGAACAGGCCGAGCGTGTTGGGGTTGGTCAGCATCAGCGCGGCGGTGTCCTCGCCCACGGCGGCGTCGAGGGCGTCGAGGTCGACGCGGCCGTCCTCGCTCGCGGGCAGTTCGAGCACGTCGTAGCCCGCGAGTGCCGCGCTGGCGAAGTTGGTCCCGTGCGCGCCGGCCGGGACGACCACCTCGGAGCGGTCCTCGCCGTTGGCCTCGTGGTAGGCTTTCGCCACGAGGATACCCGTGTACTCGCCGGCCGCACCCGCGGGCGGTTGGAGCGTCACCGCGTCCATCCCGCCGATGCGCCCGAGGTAGTCCTGCAAGTGGTAGTAGAGTTCCAGCGTCCCCTGAACCGACCGCTCGGAGCGGGCCGGGTGGACGCCGGCGGCGGGGAGCGCGGCCACGTCCTCGGTGAACTTGGGGTTGTACTTCATCGTACAGGACCCCAGCGGGAACGGGCCACTCTCGACGCCGTAGTTCATCTGTGAGAGGCGCGTGTAGTGGCGGGCCAGTTCCGGTTCCGAGAGCGCGGGGAGTTCGAGGGAGTCCCGCGTCAGGTCGTCCGGAAGCGGACTGTCCTCGATGTCGACGGCCGTCGTGTCCTTCTCCGAGAGGAGCGGTTCGTACCGTGTCTCGTCGGCCGTCCAGCGCGCTTGGTCGTAGGTCAGCGCGTCGTTTGCCTCGTCGTCGCTCATCGGGCCACCTCCCGGAGCGCGGCGACGAACCCGTCCGTCCGGTCGGCCGTCGTGTCCGTCACACAGATTTGGACGAGGTGGTCGTCGACGGCGTGGACGGCGAACCCCTCGGCTTCGAGGTCGGCGACGACCGCCGGTGCCGGTTGGTCGGTCCGGGCGCAGAACTCCCGGAAGTGGTGCCGGTCGTGGACCGGAGCCTGTACGCCCCGTACGTCGTCGACGCGGGCAGCGAGCGACTCGGCCGCCCGCACGCAGTCCTCGGCCAACTCGACCAGGCCGTCGGGGCCGAGCCACGCCGCGTGGATGGCCGCCCGGAGCGCGACCCACGCCTGATTCGTACAGATATTGGAGGTGGCCCGCTCCTTGCGGATGTGCTGTTCACGTGTCTGCAGGGTCAGCGTGTAGGCGCGGCGGCCGCTCGCGTCCTCGCCGGCACCGACCAGTCGGCCGGGGACCTGCCGGAGGTAGTCCTCGCGGCAGGCGAACATCCCCAGTCCCATCCCGTAAGCGGTGCCCATCCCGAGCGTGCTGGCGTCACCGACCACCACGTCCGCACCTACGTCGGCCGGTCGCTCCAAGAGCGAGAGGGCCACCGGGTCCGACCCGAGACAGAACAGCGCGTCGTGGGCGTCGGCGACCGCACCGACGGCGGCCAGTCGCTCCTCTATCGCCCCCCGGACGGTGGGCGTCTCCGCGTAGACGAACGCAACGTCGTCGTCGGTGATTCCTTCGAGGGCAGCCACGTCGGCGGTCCCGTCGGTCATCGGGTACGTCTCGACGGTCATTCCGACGCCGCTGGCGTAGTTCTCCAGCACCTCACGGCGACCGTCGGCGAGCAGTTCGGGGACCAGCGCGCGGTCACCGGAGACGCTGCGGACGCGTTGGGAGAGCGTCGCCGCTTCCCCGAGTGCCGTCGCGGCGTCGTACATCGAGCAGTTCGCCACGTCGAGTCCCGTGAGTTCGACCAGCAGCGACTGATACTCGAAGAGTACCTGCAGAAAGCCCTGTGCGACTTCGGGTTGGTACTGCGTGTAGGAGGTCAGAAACTCCGAGCGGTCGGCGAGGTGGTCGACCAGCGACGGGACGTAGTGGTCGTAGTGGCCCCGTCCCAGAAACTCGGTCAGGTCGTCGTTGCGGCCGAGCAGTCGGCGCAGTTCGGCCCGAATCTCCCGTTCACTCCGCGAGTCGATGTCGAACTCGCCGTCGAAGTGAACCGGGTCGGGGATGTCGAACAGTGCTTCCTCGGTGCCGGCACCGACCGCGTCGAGCATCGCGGCCGTCTCGGCGTCGGTGTGGGGTGCGTACGGACTCCCGCGTGTGTCGTTTCCGGTCATGGTGTCTGGTATCGCCGGACTGGCCGGCGACGGTGTGATAACCGGCTGTAACGGCCGTTCGCATAAGGGTCTCCCGGTTCCGGCGGTCAGGTGCAGTAGTCGATTGCCTCGCGCACGGCGTCCGTGCGTCCGATGATGGTGAGGTGGTCGCCGCGTTCGACCGTGTCGTCGCTGTGTGGGATGCGGTTGCTGTTCCCGCGACTGATGAGTGCGACGTAGCAGTCGTCGGGCAGGTCCGACGCGAGTGCCGAGACGGTCTGGCCGGCGACTGC
This genomic window contains:
- a CDS encoding PAS domain S-box protein — encoded protein: MLVARRFAAPTAKLLAGVCVCLVTVAVSQVVVLTPSPLREALTATTGVGLPGDYWVAIALGLTFPAGGLWLLFSIQYTGRGSRLRRQVGALTVAVIGSFYAGAVYVVFQTDGGQSVATLVAGVFASGLFFVSPLASLGTVLVIEAALRRNAVPLQEGVTLAAGGVLFVYAPIVAFNLDMPVAVPTFLIGASFAFGIAVERYPVFETLPRARIAARDRLFNETDDAIVLVDDQTRVVELNPAAESLFGIDSADTLQRSLHEVFPAAPPPAELAAADTPSVFRLGGRRIEVTTSRVVGEYGASVGHLFVCRDVTDRQRRDRRLRVLTRFLAETVGQRAVGVVDQVDRLTDSERGASGVRDDAPSTAVAEDIRQTTALLDRLAATTRRLDRALSTRGSGPSDVETLARDFAAERAQVTLTVEGAGSETTAAVDSEVLLAVLDLLLEDLLTRGVSSLQLTVRPSRDPGPVIELREEPSPSGDGRETGQDAVGPSDDRGGTMSQSASRTEPAIVLSRLALEHAGGTVEQRDERSLRIQLRTDSPGATSSLVSDDGRGDGTSGTQARTRPEKKEEEPQ
- a CDS encoding ATP-binding protein, with product MNVIRLLVGTAVCVTLIVAAGIAVDRRDSPSTYSFAVLCLLLGAFALLSAVPFGDITGLAGLRIVVLEFLTVAWLLFASTYTGRGPAISRPLLAGALGFAVAVVLGIGVGTIAPLEFRPFIFVANFVLQSLAVAFGLYGLFIASRSVFVYDDLTSGGVVLVGSLAVAFVSLSILLTLRRAVGQRATLDVSLAVLSVVALSVLVATYRSQVFTGGSSTGYRAREQVLEEMDDAVAIVDRAGRIVDCNGSFEAMFEVGRRQAVGKSIDADVDSLSAGETASLVTSNGHRECAVERTVLTAPNGTSIGTAYRIRDVTDRRTHEQRLEVLDRVLRHNLRNDLDAIRGFAEALETEASTVDPVELGARIRETASDLSDTCSTVEQSEQLLGREQLDPVALDTRSLVRDVLGQLTEEFPGSGVLQAEDAPTVRTDPSIVEAVVREVVENGLEHGPGAEARVVVELERSPEGAEITIRDNGPGIPDREAAVLLDGEETPLQHGSGVGLWLVDWGLSRLGGTLEVQTDGCVGSVVTLTVPDASL
- a CDS encoding amphi-Trp domain-containing protein, with product MSESDDTAATADERTTIRAGRDFEREYRLDASEAGRFLVELGEQLQNDEELTVATDEWTLPFAFGEPVGLEIDFDGVGDPELEIELELPGRTDEQAPNIE
- the gcvPB gene encoding aminomethyl-transferring glycine dehydrogenase subunit GcvPB, producing MSDDEANDALTYDQARWTADETRYEPLLSEKDTTAVDIEDSPLPDDLTRDSLELPALSEPELARHYTRLSQMNYGVESGPFPLGSCTMKYNPKFTEDVAALPAAGVHPARSERSVQGTLELYYHLQDYLGRIGGMDAVTLQPPAGAAGEYTGILVAKAYHEANGEDRSEVVVPAGAHGTNFASAALAGYDVLELPASEDGRVDLDALDAAVGEDTAALMLTNPNTLGLFERDIREIADIVHDAGGLLYYDGANLNALLGRARPGDMGFDVMHYNVHKTFATPHGGGGPGAGPVGVTEELAPFLPSPHVRPADGAGDGLAFELYDPDQSIGKVHGFHGNWLVLVKAYAYIARLGDTGLADASAKAVLNANYLAEQVDYEIPFGPFHHEFVASAGEQDAADAAKRMLDYGVHPPTTKWPEAVPEALMTEPTEVETKRSLDQLAAAFNAVAGEDAETVEDAPRRTSARRIDQVAAARTPRLSWQALED
- the gcvPA gene encoding aminomethyl-transferring glycine dehydrogenase subunit GcvPA, translated to MTGNDTRGSPYAPHTDAETAAMLDAVGAGTEEALFDIPDPVHFDGEFDIDSRSEREIRAELRRLLGRNDDLTEFLGRGHYDHYVPSLVDHLADRSEFLTSYTQYQPEVAQGFLQVLFEYQSLLVELTGLDVANCSMYDAATALGEAATLSQRVRSVSGDRALVPELLADGRREVLENYASGVGMTVETYPMTDGTADVAALEGITDDDVAFVYAETPTVRGAIEERLAAVGAVADAHDALFCLGSDPVALSLLERPADVGADVVVGDASTLGMGTAYGMGLGMFACREDYLRQVPGRLVGAGEDASGRRAYTLTLQTREQHIRKERATSNICTNQAWVALRAAIHAAWLGPDGLVELAEDCVRAAESLAARVDDVRGVQAPVHDRHHFREFCARTDQPAPAVVADLEAEGFAVHAVDDHLVQICVTDTTADRTDGFVAALREVAR